One Ranitomeya variabilis isolate aRanVar5 chromosome 5, aRanVar5.hap1, whole genome shotgun sequence DNA window includes the following coding sequences:
- the LYZ gene encoding lysozyme C gives MKWQIHIIGGLLIISVFASGKKFEKCELAKDMKNKGLDGFKGYSLPNWVCTAFYESSFNTASTNFNPGDNSTDYGILQINSRWWCNDFKTPRSHNACNVNCQELLSDDITKSVQCAKRVVSDPNGMNAWVAWRNHCKGRDLSEWIRGCQL, from the exons ATGAAGTGGCAAATCCATATCATTGGAGGTCTCCTGATCATAAGTGTATTTGCAAGTggaaaaaagtttgaaaaatgtgAACTTGCAAAGGACATGAAAAATAAAGGACTTGATGGTTTCAAAGGTTACAGTCTGCCAAACT GGGTGTGTACTGCCTTCTACGAGAGCTCCTTTAACACAGCCAGCACAAACTTCAACCCAGGCGACAACAGTACTGATTATGGCATTCTTCAAATAAACAGTCGATGGTGGTGTAATGATTTCAAGACCCCCAGAAGTCACAATGCTTGCAACGTCAActgccaag AATTGCTGTCTGATGACATAACGAAATCTGTGCAATGTGCAAAGCGAGTTGTGAGTGATCCCAATGGTATGAATGCATG GGTTGCTTGGAGAAATCACTGCAAAGGCAGAGACTTGTCAGAATGGATTAGAGGTTGCCAGCTTTAA